One region of Lagopus muta isolate bLagMut1 chromosome 13, bLagMut1 primary, whole genome shotgun sequence genomic DNA includes:
- the LOC125699930 gene encoding translation initiation factor IF-2-like yields MQHSKEQKPMFIPARHRIKAALASKAMGSVPRAGLVATANNTSLITSPVDAVETKEQKADLKDWHHKAALWEQCCQAPYSEQHVRAHLSCSCVRKNYKETRGAQERRPHDRCLSSRPRDRLRIHKIIGILTSLCFRIPTSGRTLTEELPGEQPGRGGQTSSLQPAAKRPLAAEGRRATQPNRDVGPAGVRYEKRGARARARRRATATRAPKRRAPSGTAATAASNEPGNSTLRSPPEGRGRQSAAAREAAPGLGTAYGTRRSPVAATSPQAAPLRASPPSQTAAPREPRARRPRAGAPRAAAARDKGAAPAPRRGYRARPGAGCQ; encoded by the coding sequence atgcagcacagcaaggaacAGAAACCCATGTTCATACCAGCAAGGCACAGAATAAAAGCAGCGTTAGCATCCAAAGCCATGGGGAGCGTacccagagcagggctggtagCCACGGCCAACAATACATCCCTCATAACTAGCCCTGTGGACGCAGTGGAAACGAAGGAGCAGAAGGCAGACCTGAAGGACTGGCACCACAAAGCAGCTCTTTGGGAGCAATGCTGCCAGGCTCCTTACAGTGAGCAGCATGTAAGAGCTCACCTGTCCTGCAGCTGCGTGCGCAAGAACTACAAAGAAACACGAGGGGCACAAGAAAGAAGACCTCATGACAGATGTCTTTCTTCTAGACCACGTGACCGACTCAGGATACACAAAATAATTGGGATTCTGACTTCCCTATGCTTTCGAATACCGACTTCTGGCCGGACCCTTACAGAGGAGCTGCCCGGAGAACAGCCCGGGCGCGGAGGTCAAACCTCTTCACTACAGCCCGCAGCAAAGCGTCCACTGGCCGCAGAGGGGCGGCGAGCCACCCAGCCAAACCGGGACGTCGGCCCGGCCGGCGTGCGCTACGAGAAGCGCGGGGCGCGTGCCAGGGCACGACGCCGGGCCACAGCAACGAGAGCGCCGAAGCGTCGCGCCCCGAGCGGCACCGCCGCCACAGCTGCGTCTAACGAGCCCGGAAACTCAACCCTCCGTTCCCCGCCCGAAGGCCGCGGCCGACAGAGCGCTGCGGCACGAGAGGCCGCCCCGGGGCTGGGGACCGCGTACGGAACGCGCCGCTCGCCCGTCGCCGCCACGAGCCCGCAGGCCGCGCCGCTCCGCGCGTCGCCTCCGTCTCAGACCGCAGCGCCGCGTGAGCCACGGGCACGCCGGCCCCGTGCGGGAGCCCCGCGGGCGGCCGCCGCGCGGGACAAAGGCGCGGCCCCGGCTCCGCGCCGCGGGTACCGGGCCCGGCCGGGCGCGGGCTGTCAATGA